The Limisphaera ngatamarikiensis genome window below encodes:
- a CDS encoding RNA polymerase sigma factor, producing the protein MTEAPDQEPAAPRDGNTPPQTDEAWQAGPVTPASGEGPSDRELVGAACSGDLAAFEVLMRRHGPRVFRTVRRYVRRESDAEDLAQEIWIKAFQKLSAYRGDAPFEHWLMRLAVRTCYDALRAGRRNREASFTDLSEVEQQWLLDQVHHAADPDPSRAEAARHLVEKLMEQLNPADRLVLTLLELEDRSVKEVAALTGWSVATVKVRAFRARSKMRRLLARWLEEHSNDAL; encoded by the coding sequence ATGACGGAGGCCCCGGATCAAGAACCGGCCGCTCCCCGGGATGGAAACACCCCGCCGCAGACCGATGAGGCGTGGCAGGCCGGCCCCGTAACGCCGGCGTCCGGAGAAGGTCCATCGGATCGTGAATTGGTCGGGGCGGCCTGCAGTGGCGACCTGGCCGCGTTCGAGGTCCTCATGCGTCGGCATGGCCCACGCGTTTTCAGGACCGTCCGACGCTACGTCCGTCGGGAAAGCGACGCCGAGGACCTGGCACAGGAAATCTGGATCAAGGCGTTCCAAAAACTCTCCGCCTACCGCGGGGACGCGCCCTTCGAGCACTGGCTGATGCGCCTGGCCGTGCGAACCTGTTACGACGCGCTCCGGGCCGGCCGCCGGAACCGGGAAGCCAGTTTCACCGACCTTTCCGAGGTCGAACAGCAGTGGCTCCTCGACCAGGTCCATCACGCAGCCGATCCGGATCCTTCCCGAGCCGAGGCGGCTCGGCATTTGGTGGAAAAGCTGATGGAACAGTTGAACCCGGCCGACCGGCTGGTATTGACGCTTTTGGAACTGGAGGATCGGTCCGTGAAAGAAGTGGCTGCCCTGACCGGGTGGTCGGTGGCCACGGTCAAGGTGCGGGCATTCCGGGCCCGGTCAAAGATGCGCCGGCTGCTGGCCCGCTGGCTGGAGGAACATTCGAACGATGCCCTGTAA
- a CDS encoding DUF3106 domain-containing protein: MPPPSSPVDFFRELLAMRPAEREQALSNRTEAVKARILAKVREYEALPAEERELRLRATELRWFLTSLMQQPPDHRPPLDQVVPAHLRQAVADRLAIWDALPEPVRYQFLRDELALNYFSRVPRLPQGGGAAEPMGVAVRTGAPPPPPDDTDARLEGRDLREVARQLRRLFEWTPEERQKALATLSESERRQIEESLRRFEQLPGEQRRRVIASFERLARMTPAERRAFLQNAERWSAMSPSERERWRRLVQQVPELPPLPPGFYEAQPPPLPPGAGQPSVSHPASNAVPLP; the protein is encoded by the coding sequence ATGCCGCCACCGAGCTCGCCCGTGGACTTTTTCCGCGAGTTGCTGGCCATGCGACCGGCCGAGCGGGAACAGGCCTTGAGCAACCGCACGGAGGCCGTCAAAGCCCGGATCCTTGCCAAGGTCCGCGAATACGAGGCGTTGCCGGCCGAGGAACGGGAATTGCGGTTGCGCGCCACGGAACTGCGCTGGTTCCTCACCTCGCTTATGCAACAGCCCCCGGATCACCGGCCGCCCCTCGACCAGGTCGTACCCGCCCATTTGCGCCAGGCGGTGGCGGACCGCCTCGCCATCTGGGATGCCCTGCCCGAGCCGGTGCGGTATCAGTTCCTGCGGGATGAGCTGGCGCTGAACTACTTCAGTCGGGTGCCCCGCCTGCCGCAGGGCGGGGGCGCCGCAGAACCCATGGGGGTGGCGGTCCGCACCGGTGCCCCACCCCCGCCCCCGGACGACACCGACGCCCGTCTCGAAGGTCGGGACCTGCGGGAAGTGGCCCGTCAACTCCGCCGGCTCTTCGAATGGACACCGGAGGAGCGCCAGAAAGCCCTGGCCACGCTTTCGGAATCCGAACGCCGCCAGATCGAGGAAAGTCTCCGGCGGTTTGAGCAGTTGCCCGGGGAACAGCGTCGCAGGGTCATCGCGTCCTTCGAACGGCTGGCCCGAATGACGCCGGCAGAGCGCCGCGCCTTTCTCCAAAATGCCGAACGCTGGAGCGCCATGAGCCCGTCCGAGCGCGAACGCTGGCGCCGATTGGTGCAACAAGTACCCGAACTGCCGCCCCTGCCGCCGGGGTTCTACGAGGCTCAACCCCCGCCGCTGCCTCCCGGTGCAGGCCAGCCGTCCGTGTCACACCCGGCATCCAACGCCGTGCCGCTGCCATGA
- a CDS encoding energy transducer TonB, with protein sequence MSESVSPAATAYQLNSDLAKLCLPAASRDSLRRLAYVNSICAAFLLVGLVGLKMPEPHVRAIPEPVEIVPVVFTPPDQPPPTPQEDTMEQPPEEDLSQPTLDTPVVATVVAADPANVAFAVPVQGPVILAPARFAAPPPRVQRPPPPAPTRFVPTGKEVGSFPWPRSYPRQALLERQQGTVTLLVQVGTDGQPTSVTIHESSGYGTLDRHALEWVRDHWRWPPGPPRAYYVPFVYQLPK encoded by the coding sequence ATGAGCGAATCAGTAAGTCCGGCAGCAACGGCATATCAACTGAACTCGGACCTGGCCAAGCTGTGTCTTCCGGCGGCCAGCCGGGATTCGTTGCGGCGCCTGGCTTATGTGAACTCCATTTGTGCGGCCTTTTTGCTGGTGGGGCTGGTGGGATTGAAGATGCCGGAGCCGCATGTGCGGGCGATTCCGGAACCGGTGGAAATCGTGCCGGTGGTGTTCACGCCGCCGGATCAGCCCCCGCCGACACCCCAGGAAGACACCATGGAGCAGCCGCCGGAGGAGGACCTGTCCCAACCCACTTTGGACACCCCGGTGGTGGCCACCGTTGTGGCGGCGGATCCGGCCAACGTTGCTTTTGCGGTGCCGGTCCAGGGCCCGGTGATCCTGGCTCCGGCGCGATTTGCGGCTCCGCCTCCCCGGGTGCAAAGACCGCCACCGCCCGCGCCCACACGATTTGTGCCCACGGGGAAGGAGGTCGGGAGTTTTCCGTGGCCGAGGTCGTATCCTCGGCAGGCCCTGTTGGAGCGACAGCAGGGGACGGTAACGTTATTGGTGCAGGTGGGGACGGATGGTCAGCCCACCTCGGTCACCATACACGAGAGTTCCGGGTACGGTACGTTGGATCGGCATGCCCTGGAATGGGTTCGGGATCACTGGCGCTGGCCGCCGGGACCGCCCCGGGCCTATTACGTGCCGTTTGTGTATCAATTGCCCAAATGA
- a CDS encoding MotA/TolQ/ExbB proton channel family protein: MMLANILVEYFEMGGWIMWPILVTAIVAVAVVGERTFWWIREGFRREPEKLEQIFAAIENGDFRSAAQLSRDSSDPVIRMIWHGLNHHHSSLQGALQVAAGAELQRAGRFLTVMDTMVTLAPLLGLLGTVSGIFRTFLSIGDVELAVEKVTGGIGEALIATMCGLAIAIICLIPFNYFTSKVSRLQFELESAATNLEVMVAAAKKRGFDTMEFHAEAARERDS, from the coding sequence ATGATGCTGGCGAACATTCTGGTGGAGTACTTCGAGATGGGCGGCTGGATCATGTGGCCCATCCTGGTCACGGCCATCGTGGCCGTGGCCGTGGTGGGCGAACGAACCTTCTGGTGGATCCGTGAGGGGTTCCGCCGGGAACCGGAGAAGTTGGAACAGATCTTCGCTGCGATTGAGAACGGCGACTTTCGGAGCGCTGCCCAGCTGTCGCGGGACTCCAGCGATCCGGTGATCCGGATGATCTGGCACGGGCTCAATCACCATCACTCGTCCCTGCAGGGTGCTTTGCAGGTGGCCGCGGGTGCCGAACTGCAACGGGCGGGACGGTTTCTCACGGTCATGGACACAATGGTGACGCTGGCGCCGCTGCTGGGGCTGCTGGGCACGGTGTCGGGGATTTTCCGCACGTTCCTGTCGATCGGCGACGTGGAGCTGGCCGTGGAAAAGGTGACCGGCGGCATCGGCGAGGCATTGATTGCCACCATGTGCGGTTTGGCCATCGCCATCATCTGTCTGATTCCGTTCAACTACTTCACCAGCAAGGTCAGCCGGTTGCAATTCGAGCTGGAATCAGCGGCCACCAACCTGGAGGTCATGGTGGCTGCGGCCAAGAAGCGGGGCTTCGACACCATGGAATTCCATGCGGAAGCCGCCCGGGAGAGAGATTCCTGA
- a CDS encoding ExbD/TolR family protein — MRIGSPLPHKKARIEIIPLIDIMFFLLASFMMASLTMIRLQSIKMDLPTATAATRDFKPDIINIAVDKLGDVYIEKQRVSLAELRLYLSNKYRINTNVPVYISGDKDATHGAVIRVLDVVRREGIQKVSFAISPQSSGPEESR; from the coding sequence ATGAGAATCGGTTCACCTCTGCCGCACAAGAAGGCGCGGATCGAAATCATTCCGCTGATCGACATCATGTTCTTCCTGCTGGCGTCGTTCATGATGGCCAGCCTCACCATGATCCGGCTGCAGTCCATCAAGATGGACCTGCCCACGGCCACGGCCGCCACGCGCGATTTCAAGCCCGACATCATCAACATCGCCGTGGACAAGCTGGGCGACGTATACATCGAGAAACAGCGCGTTTCCCTGGCGGAGTTGCGGCTGTACCTTTCCAACAAGTACCGGATCAACACCAACGTCCCCGTGTACATCAGCGGGGACAAGGACGCGACCCACGGGGCGGTGATCCGGGTGCTGGACGTGGTGCGGCGCGAGGGCATCCAAAAGGTCTCGTTCGCCATCTCGCCCCAGAGCAGCGGCCCCGAGGAGTCCAGATAG
- a CDS encoding TRAM domain-containing protein, which yields MEARAQQLQVGQRLTLRIEDLAFGGEGVGRVDGFVVFVPFVAVGETVEAEVTERKSHYARARLIRVLEPSPDRVQPECAHFGRCGGCQYQHLRYETQLRIKQKQVADLLQRIGGFDPSLVRPVIPCPRPYGYRNRIMVRSQWNKPERRMNVGFLRWDCGLVEDVLECKIAEPEINRQLQDVRAHPPPKSGLKVVLRLPPADWVVPPDSFFQNNFHLLPELVRTVREAVRRSGVRHLVDLYCGVGFFAIELADAVESFIGVEYDQRAVTAARENARRRGITNGAFLAGRVEELLPEILQRTPPHQSAFVVDPPRKGLTPEAVQLLLQAHPQALIYVSCHPATLARDLKLLCSEGTYQLVGLTPLDMFPQTQHVECVAELHRTPPVAQGSGSDHAGPDPAPDAGPIRPAPAAGPAAA from the coding sequence GTGGAAGCTCGGGCACAACAACTCCAGGTGGGGCAGCGCCTCACCCTCCGAATCGAAGACCTGGCCTTCGGCGGAGAAGGCGTGGGCCGGGTGGACGGCTTTGTGGTGTTCGTGCCCTTCGTGGCCGTGGGCGAGACGGTGGAGGCGGAGGTCACCGAACGCAAATCCCATTATGCACGCGCACGGTTGATCCGGGTGCTGGAACCTTCCCCGGACCGGGTGCAACCCGAGTGCGCCCACTTCGGTCGTTGCGGCGGCTGTCAGTACCAACATCTCCGTTACGAAACCCAGCTCCGCATCAAACAAAAGCAGGTGGCCGATCTGTTGCAGCGCATCGGCGGGTTCGATCCCTCCCTCGTGAGGCCGGTCATTCCGTGTCCCCGTCCCTACGGGTACCGCAACCGCATCATGGTCCGCAGCCAATGGAACAAACCCGAACGCCGAATGAACGTCGGTTTCCTGCGCTGGGACTGCGGGCTGGTGGAGGACGTCCTCGAATGCAAGATCGCCGAGCCGGAGATCAACCGACAACTGCAGGACGTCCGGGCTCATCCACCGCCCAAAAGCGGGCTCAAAGTGGTGCTCCGGCTTCCGCCCGCCGACTGGGTGGTACCGCCCGACTCATTCTTCCAGAACAACTTTCATTTGTTGCCCGAACTGGTGCGCACGGTCCGGGAAGCGGTCCGGCGCAGCGGAGTGCGTCACCTGGTGGACCTTTACTGCGGAGTGGGCTTCTTTGCCATCGAACTGGCCGATGCGGTGGAAAGCTTCATCGGCGTGGAATACGACCAGCGCGCCGTGACCGCCGCCCGGGAAAACGCCCGTCGGCGCGGCATCACCAACGGCGCTTTCCTCGCCGGCCGCGTGGAGGAGCTGCTGCCCGAAATCCTGCAGCGAACCCCGCCCCATCAATCCGCCTTCGTGGTGGACCCGCCCCGCAAAGGGCTGACCCCCGAAGCCGTTCAACTCCTGCTGCAGGCTCACCCGCAGGCGCTGATCTATGTGTCGTGTCATCCGGCCACCCTGGCGCGCGATCTGAAACTCCTTTGCAGCGAGGGCACCTACCAGCTCGTCGGCCTCACGCCGCTGGACATGTTCCCGCAGACCCAGCACGTGGAATGCGTGGCCGAATTGCATCGCACCCCGCCCGTGGCGCAAGGGTCGGGTTCCGACCACGCCGGCCCGGACCCCGCACCGGATGCCGGTCCGATCCGGCCCGCACCGGCCGCCGGCCCGGCGGCTGCCTGA
- a CDS encoding ATP-dependent 6-phosphofructokinase encodes MLQPQDTAVTTLGPCTIPSPLRLGRQPEAGVPPFVSDTARVRFRVECDPACPAEPDVFFEKAGPRERLFFDPRRVRAAIVTCGGLCPGLNNVIRSAFLELHYNYGVPEVLGLRYGYAGLNPAVAEPPLRLTPELVDTIHEEGGTVLGTSRGPQPVEVMVDFLASRGIDLLLCVGGDGTLRGARSIAEEVLRRGLKIAVVGVPKTIDNDVMYVERTFGMQTAVDKAREVLDAAHNEAKSAYNGVGLVKVMGRDAGFIAAMATLASQEVNFTLIPEVPLVLDGPRGFLETLRRRLIARHHAVVVVAEGVGRELLAGEPVETDASGNPKPPDIGPFLKNRIVQHMRKYGVPVDVKYFDPSYLIRSVPANSDDAIFCDALARHAVHAAMAGKTNVVVGLWNGVFTLVPIPLAVSGKKHVDPAGPLWKSVLACTGQPPGWT; translated from the coding sequence ATGCTGCAGCCTCAAGACACCGCCGTTACGACGTTGGGTCCGTGCACAATTCCTTCACCGCTTCGACTGGGGCGGCAACCGGAGGCGGGCGTGCCCCCGTTCGTGTCCGACACGGCCCGGGTGCGCTTCAGGGTGGAATGCGATCCGGCCTGCCCGGCTGAACCTGACGTGTTTTTCGAGAAGGCCGGGCCGCGGGAACGGCTTTTTTTCGATCCCCGGAGGGTGCGTGCGGCGATCGTGACCTGCGGCGGGCTTTGCCCCGGCCTGAACAACGTGATCCGGTCGGCCTTTCTTGAACTGCACTACAACTACGGAGTACCGGAGGTGCTGGGGCTGCGCTACGGCTACGCGGGGTTGAATCCCGCGGTGGCGGAGCCGCCGCTCCGGTTGACTCCGGAGCTGGTGGACACCATTCACGAGGAGGGTGGAACGGTCCTGGGAACTTCGCGCGGTCCGCAACCCGTGGAGGTCATGGTGGACTTTCTGGCGTCGCGGGGCATTGACCTGTTGCTCTGCGTGGGTGGGGATGGGACGTTGCGGGGCGCCAGGTCCATTGCCGAGGAGGTTTTGCGGCGGGGACTGAAAATCGCGGTCGTGGGCGTACCCAAGACCATTGACAACGATGTGATGTACGTCGAGCGGACCTTTGGGATGCAGACGGCCGTGGACAAGGCCCGCGAGGTGCTGGATGCGGCCCACAACGAAGCCAAGAGCGCGTACAACGGGGTGGGCCTGGTCAAGGTGATGGGCCGGGACGCCGGTTTCATTGCGGCCATGGCCACGCTGGCCAGCCAGGAGGTGAACTTCACGCTGATCCCGGAAGTGCCGCTGGTCCTGGACGGCCCCCGTGGGTTTCTGGAGACCCTGCGGCGGCGGCTGATTGCCCGGCATCATGCGGTGGTGGTGGTGGCCGAGGGCGTGGGCCGCGAACTGCTGGCCGGTGAACCGGTGGAGACCGACGCCTCCGGGAACCCCAAGCCGCCCGACATCGGCCCTTTCCTGAAAAACCGGATCGTTCAGCACATGCGAAAGTATGGCGTGCCGGTGGACGTGAAATACTTCGATCCCAGCTATCTCATCCGCAGTGTGCCGGCCAACAGCGACGACGCCATCTTCTGCGACGCGCTGGCCCGGCACGCCGTCCATGCCGCCATGGCCGGCAAGACCAACGTGGTGGTCGGCCTCTGGAACGGGGTCTTTACCCTGGTGCCGATCCCGCTGGCCGTTTCCGGCAAGAAGCACGTGGACCCGGCCGGCCCGCTCTGGAAGAGCGTGCTGGCCTGCACCGGTCAGCCGCCCGGTTGGACCTGA
- a CDS encoding glycoside hydrolase family 127 protein produces MKRGVNQRWRSDREQGGMTQCPAAGRAAGRRGCGGGWTSRVIACAVGIAVGGSLHGGAAEWWPAADQVVRWEAQPFAPAQVRLLDGPFRTAQELDARWLLRLEPDRLLAPYRREAGLPLKAPVYGGWESQSISGHSLGHYLSACARMYQALGDPQFKQRVDYIVQELAACQEARGDGFVGGMPESRRIFDEIARGEIRSGGFDLNGSWVPWYNLHKVFAGLLDAHAYCTNAQALQVAARLGDWVARVTKNLDDAQWQRMLACEHGGMNEVLAELAARTGNSLYLDLARKFYHRAVLDPLAEGRDELQGKHANTQIPKTIGAARIFELTGEARFAAVASNFFHIVLRSHTYATGGNSEGEHFGPPGQLSRRLGDNTTETCNTYNMLKLARALYRWHPDASLGDYYERALWNHILASQNPEDGRVLYFLPLRQGGVKRFMDDHAFTCCSGTGMENHARYNENIFFHGTESLWVDQFIASELRWPDKGLRLRMHTHFPEEPEVRLQFFPDRPVHLTLYIRHPFWATNGFELELNGQPLSVPSRPGSYARIRRDWHPEDVLVVRMPMSLRWEPMPDNPRRVAIFYGPILLAGQVGSPGSDDPVPVLVTGDRPVSEWLMPGWGRPLEFQTRGVGRPRDVWLKPFYATYDVRHMVYWDLFTEAEWEQRRAEYEAEQARLRELEARTVDRFAIGEMQPERDHNLKGEKTAPGEFNGRKFRHAWDGGWFAFEVAVPPDAPADLVITYWGSETGNRTFDVLVEGERIDTTRLHMDRPNEFWDKVYPLPERLTRGKQRVEVRFQAHPGNYAGGVFGVRVVRRQ; encoded by the coding sequence ATGAAACGTGGAGTGAACCAACGCTGGCGGTCGGACCGGGAACAGGGAGGGATGACGCAATGCCCGGCAGCCGGGCGTGCGGCCGGGCGGAGAGGATGCGGCGGCGGATGGACGTCGCGCGTCATTGCATGCGCCGTGGGCATTGCGGTTGGAGGAAGTTTGCACGGTGGGGCGGCTGAATGGTGGCCGGCCGCCGACCAGGTGGTGCGTTGGGAGGCGCAGCCGTTTGCGCCGGCACAGGTCCGTTTGCTGGACGGACCCTTTCGCACGGCCCAGGAACTGGACGCGCGCTGGTTGCTGCGGCTGGAGCCGGACCGGTTGTTGGCGCCGTACCGGCGCGAGGCCGGACTGCCCCTCAAGGCGCCCGTGTACGGCGGCTGGGAATCGCAGAGCATCTCCGGCCACAGCCTGGGGCATTACCTGTCAGCCTGCGCCCGAATGTATCAGGCGCTGGGAGACCCGCAGTTCAAGCAGCGCGTCGACTACATCGTGCAGGAATTGGCGGCCTGCCAGGAGGCGCGCGGGGATGGATTCGTGGGGGGCATGCCGGAGAGCCGCCGGATCTTTGACGAGATCGCCCGTGGCGAAATCCGGTCCGGCGGCTTCGACCTGAACGGATCCTGGGTGCCCTGGTACAACCTGCACAAGGTGTTTGCCGGGTTATTGGACGCCCACGCCTACTGCACCAATGCACAGGCCCTGCAGGTGGCGGCGCGCCTGGGAGACTGGGTGGCCAGGGTGACGAAGAACCTCGACGACGCCCAATGGCAGCGCATGCTCGCCTGCGAACACGGCGGCATGAACGAGGTGCTGGCGGAGCTGGCGGCCCGCACGGGGAACAGCCTGTATCTGGATCTGGCGCGGAAGTTTTACCATCGGGCGGTGTTGGATCCATTGGCCGAGGGCCGGGACGAGCTCCAGGGCAAACACGCCAACACGCAGATTCCCAAAACCATCGGCGCGGCACGGATTTTCGAGTTGACCGGTGAGGCCCGGTTCGCCGCCGTGGCGAGCAACTTCTTCCACATCGTCCTGCGCAGTCACACCTATGCCACCGGCGGCAACAGCGAGGGCGAACATTTCGGGCCGCCGGGACAGTTGAGCCGCCGCCTCGGCGACAACACGACCGAAACCTGCAACACTTACAACATGCTCAAACTGGCCCGGGCCCTGTACCGGTGGCATCCGGACGCGTCCCTGGGCGACTACTACGAGCGGGCTCTGTGGAATCACATCCTGGCGTCGCAAAACCCCGAGGACGGTCGCGTCCTTTACTTCCTGCCGTTGCGCCAGGGCGGCGTGAAACGGTTCATGGACGATCATGCGTTCACCTGCTGCAGCGGCACGGGCATGGAGAATCATGCCCGATACAACGAGAACATTTTCTTCCACGGGACCGAATCCCTCTGGGTGGACCAGTTCATTGCGTCTGAGCTGCGCTGGCCGGACAAGGGCCTGAGATTGCGCATGCACACCCATTTCCCGGAGGAACCGGAGGTGCGGCTCCAGTTTTTCCCGGACCGGCCGGTGCACCTGACCCTCTACATCCGGCATCCTTTCTGGGCCACCAACGGGTTCGAGCTGGAACTGAACGGTCAGCCGTTGAGCGTCCCCTCTCGACCCGGCAGTTACGCGCGGATTCGACGCGACTGGCACCCGGAGGATGTGCTGGTGGTGCGGATGCCGATGAGCCTCCGTTGGGAACCAATGCCCGACAACCCGCGACGCGTGGCCATTTTTTACGGTCCCATCCTGCTGGCCGGGCAGGTGGGCTCACCCGGCTCTGATGATCCGGTGCCGGTGCTGGTGACCGGGGACCGGCCAGTGTCCGAGTGGCTGATGCCGGGCTGGGGTCGCCCGCTGGAATTCCAAACACGGGGCGTGGGTCGTCCGCGCGACGTCTGGCTCAAGCCGTTTTACGCGACCTACGACGTGCGGCACATGGTGTACTGGGACCTCTTCACCGAGGCCGAGTGGGAACAACGCCGCGCCGAGTACGAGGCCGAACAGGCACGGCTGCGCGAGTTGGAGGCCCGGACGGTGGACCGCTTCGCCATTGGCGAGATGCAGCCGGAGCGGGACCACAATCTGAAGGGCGAAAAGACCGCCCCCGGCGAGTTCAACGGGCGCAAGTTCCGACATGCCTGGGACGGGGGCTGGTTCGCCTTTGAAGTCGCAGTGCCCCCGGACGCACCGGCCGACCTGGTCATCACCTACTGGGGGAGCGAGACCGGAAACCGCACGTTCGACGTACTGGTGGAGGGCGAACGAATTGATACGACCCGGTTGCACATGGACCGTCCCAACGAGTTCTGGGACAAGGTGTACCCGTTGCCCGAGCGGTTGACGCGGGGGAAACAACGGGTCGAGGTGCGGTTTCAAGCGCACCCGGGCAACTACGCCGGGGGTGTGTTCGGCGTCCGGGTGGTGCGAAGGCAGTAG
- a CDS encoding cellulase family glycosylhydrolase, with amino-acid sequence MMTRRTFLRGAVAALAGARWLASGAAPDPRRDLPLPTPARLPRWRGFNLLEKFVARPGGNPPFQESDFEWVAGWGFNFVRLPMSYRCWASAEEPRKLDESQLKHVDQAVEWGRQYGIHVNLNLHRAPGYCVNPPKEPWDLWTEPQALDLCAFHWAHLARRYKGVPNSQLSFDLLNEPPDIPEETYARVIRHLTAAIRAEDPDRLIVVDGLRWGRDPVFSLVDLGVAQSTRGYDPMEISHYRAGWIPGSDRWAEPTWPLQRGDRRVDKETLRRERIEPWIRLQSRGVGVHVGEWGAYNQTPHKVVLAWMRDCLDLWRSAGWGWALWNLRGPFGIVDSRRSDVTYENFKGHQLDRAMLELLQNG; translated from the coding sequence ATGATGACCCGACGGACGTTTCTGCGGGGCGCCGTGGCCGCTCTGGCCGGGGCGCGGTGGCTTGCCTCGGGGGCCGCTCCGGATCCACGGCGCGACCTGCCCCTTCCAACCCCGGCGCGGCTGCCCCGTTGGCGGGGGTTCAACCTCCTGGAAAAGTTTGTGGCCCGTCCCGGGGGCAATCCACCGTTTCAGGAGTCGGACTTTGAGTGGGTGGCCGGCTGGGGGTTCAATTTCGTGCGGCTGCCGATGTCGTACCGGTGCTGGGCCAGCGCGGAGGAACCGCGGAAGCTGGACGAAAGCCAGTTGAAGCACGTGGATCAGGCCGTCGAATGGGGTCGGCAATATGGCATTCACGTGAACCTGAACCTTCACCGGGCCCCCGGCTACTGCGTCAATCCGCCCAAGGAACCGTGGGACTTGTGGACCGAGCCGCAAGCCCTGGATCTTTGTGCGTTTCACTGGGCGCATTTGGCCCGCCGTTACAAGGGTGTACCGAACTCCCAACTCAGTTTCGACCTCCTGAACGAGCCGCCGGACATTCCCGAGGAAACCTATGCGCGGGTGATCCGACACCTGACCGCAGCCATCCGGGCCGAGGACCCCGACCGGTTGATCGTGGTGGACGGTTTGCGGTGGGGTCGCGACCCGGTGTTCAGCCTGGTGGATTTGGGCGTGGCCCAGAGCACCCGCGGTTACGATCCGATGGAGATCTCCCATTACCGGGCCGGCTGGATTCCGGGGTCGGATCGCTGGGCGGAACCGACCTGGCCGCTCCAGCGCGGCGACCGGCGTGTGGACAAGGAGACCCTCCGCCGGGAACGGATTGAGCCCTGGATCCGGTTACAGTCGCGCGGTGTGGGTGTGCACGTGGGGGAATGGGGCGCGTACAACCAGACGCCGCACAAGGTTGTGCTGGCATGGATGCGCGACTGTCTGGATCTCTGGCGGTCGGCCGGCTGGGGCTGGGCACTCTGGAACCTGCGCGGTCCGTTTGGGATCGTGGACAGCCGGCGTTCCGACGTCACCTACGAGAACTTCAAGGGACACCAGCTGGACCGCGCGATGCTGGAGCTGTTGCAGAACGGCTGA
- a CDS encoding response regulator, with amino-acid sequence MSSPAASRVPQEVQGRPVVFAVDDEVMILELIAMVLAPHGYQVVTFDDPVRALEAVRAEPNRAALMITDYAMHSMNGMELIEQCRAVAPDLKVLLISGTVNEAVYAGAPVQPDGFLAKPFPTHQLLAKVRELIGR; translated from the coding sequence ATGAGCAGCCCTGCCGCCAGCCGGGTTCCACAAGAAGTCCAAGGGCGCCCCGTCGTCTTTGCCGTGGACGACGAGGTGATGATCCTGGAGCTCATCGCCATGGTGCTGGCGCCCCATGGATATCAGGTGGTGACTTTTGACGATCCGGTCCGGGCGTTGGAAGCGGTGCGGGCCGAACCCAACCGGGCCGCGCTGATGATCACCGATTATGCCATGCACAGCATGAACGGGATGGAGCTGATCGAGCAGTGCCGGGCGGTGGCGCCGGATCTGAAGGTCCTCCTGATCAGCGGCACGGTGAACGAGGCCGTCTACGCCGGCGCGCCCGTGCAGCCGGACGGTTTCCTGGCCAAGCCCTTCCCCACTCACCAGCTCCTGGCCAAGGTCCGTGAACTGATCGGCCGCTGA